Proteins encoded in a region of the Elizabethkingia bruuniana genome:
- a CDS encoding TrmH family RNA methyltransferase, which produces MNDPRYQDVYEYMKGFLTEERLSKIEKYAEESSDFVLPVLENIYQFRNAAAIIRSVEACGFHKIAALEEENVFNPNTRVARGADTWMQVEKMPKTMSSLQQIRDKGYKILAVSPEKNAVSLPEYELKEPVALIFGTEMEGVSQEVLDFADETLIIPMYGFTQSFNVSVAAAICMYELKQKLLKSDIDYKLSDEKKLAMKIRWAVNSARSGDEVLNHYLKKHNIEAAF; this is translated from the coding sequence ATGAATGATCCGCGATATCAAGATGTTTATGAATATATGAAGGGATTTCTTACCGAAGAAAGACTTTCTAAAATTGAAAAATATGCAGAAGAAAGCTCCGATTTTGTATTGCCTGTGCTGGAGAATATATATCAGTTTCGCAATGCAGCAGCAATTATTCGTTCGGTAGAAGCCTGTGGATTTCATAAGATTGCAGCGTTGGAAGAAGAAAATGTATTTAATCCCAATACCAGAGTTGCCCGTGGAGCGGATACATGGATGCAGGTAGAAAAAATGCCTAAAACAATGTCTTCACTGCAGCAGATTAGAGACAAGGGTTATAAAATATTGGCTGTTTCTCCGGAAAAAAATGCAGTTTCTTTACCGGAATATGAGCTGAAAGAACCAGTAGCATTAATATTTGGTACCGAGATGGAAGGAGTTTCTCAGGAAGTATTGGATTTTGCAGACGAAACCCTGATTATTCCGATGTATGGTTTTACCCAGAGTTTTAATGTTTCTGTAGCCGCGGCTATTTGTATGTATGAGTTAAAACAAAAACTTCTGAAGTCAGATATTGATTACAAACTATCTGATGAAAAAAAACTGGCAATGAAGATTCGTTGGGCTGTTAATAGTGCCCGATCCGGCGATGAAGTGTTGAATCATTATCTGAAAAAACACAATATAGAAGCTGCTTTCTAA
- a CDS encoding RsmE family RNA methyltransferase — protein MKLFYGNITENTVQINEDDQQHIAKVLRMREGEEISVTNGEGALAHGKLYFEGKKAMIEVTDVQLETSDFPHHLHIAIAPTKNIDRTEFFIEKATEMGVTEISFLLTEKTERKNLNIDKIRKQVIAASKQSLRFYFPQVNDLIKISDFLQKVNTEKTYVAHCHSELERQDITRLQIQKDICFLIGPEGDFSLKEIQVLKEKQIKAVSLGPQRLRTETAGVFVAAWGYEKMF, from the coding sequence ATGAAACTTTTTTACGGAAATATTACTGAAAACACTGTTCAGATCAATGAAGACGACCAACAACATATTGCAAAGGTTTTGCGTATGCGGGAAGGTGAAGAGATTTCGGTTACCAATGGAGAAGGTGCTTTAGCACATGGTAAACTTTACTTTGAAGGAAAAAAAGCGATGATTGAAGTTACTGACGTACAATTAGAAACATCTGATTTTCCGCATCATCTGCATATAGCCATTGCTCCGACTAAAAATATTGACCGTACAGAATTTTTTATTGAGAAAGCTACAGAAATGGGTGTAACAGAGATAAGCTTTTTACTTACTGAAAAAACGGAACGTAAAAATCTGAATATTGATAAAATCAGAAAACAAGTTATCGCAGCTTCGAAACAAAGTTTACGTTTCTATTTCCCACAAGTGAATGACCTGATTAAAATATCAGATTTCCTACAAAAGGTAAATACTGAAAAAACCTATGTTGCACACTGTCATTCGGAATTAGAGCGACAGGATATTACCCGTCTGCAAATACAAAAAGATATCTGCTTTCTTATAGGCCCTGAAGGAGACTTCAGCCTGAAAGAAATCCAGGTGCTTAAAGAAAAACAAATCAAGGCTGTAAGTCTGGGACCTCAGCGTCTTCGCACAGAAACCGCCGGTGTATTTGTAGCAGCCTGGGGATATGAAAAAATGTTTTAG
- a CDS encoding four helix bundle protein has product MHTYYFEKLLVWQNSKDFVLKVYSVTNTFPENEKFGIISQIRRASTSIPANIAEGFSRNSDKEKAKFINIAYGSAIEVLNFLIISKDLLFLSEKDYIELRKQIEHITNQLQALNKTISK; this is encoded by the coding sequence ATGCATACGTATTACTTTGAAAAACTTTTGGTCTGGCAAAATTCGAAAGATTTTGTTCTAAAAGTATATTCTGTTACCAATACATTTCCTGAAAATGAAAAGTTTGGAATTATTTCTCAAATTCGAAGAGCAAGCACGAGTATACCTGCAAACATAGCAGAGGGTTTTTCCAGAAATTCAGATAAAGAAAAAGCTAAATTCATCAATATCGCTTATGGTTCGGCTATTGAAGTTTTGAATTTCCTTATCATCAGTAAAGATCTTTTATTTCTCTCCGAGAAAGATTATATCGAACTTAGAAAGCAAATAGAACACATTACAAATCAGTTACAGGCTCTCAATAAGACTATTTCAAAATAA
- the tsaD gene encoding tRNA (adenosine(37)-N6)-threonylcarbamoyltransferase complex transferase subunit TsaD encodes MSKSVILGIESSCDDTSAAIIQGNSILSNIAANQKIHLEYGGVVPELASRAHQQNIIPVVHQALNQANIQQNEICAIGFTRGPGLLGSLLVGTSFAKSLAMSLDVPLIEVNHLQAHILAHFIEDANPNPPKFPFICLTVSGGHTLIVLVKDYFDMEILGRTIDDAAGEAFDKIGKIMDLDYPAGPIIDKLSKEGDENAFQFNKPRLEGYDYSFSGIKTSVLYFLQKEIKKNPDFVKENLNDLCASVQKNIIDILLKKLEKAADDYGVKEIAIAGGVSANSKLRSALKELSEKKGWNYYIPKFEYTTDNAAMIAMVAKLKYEKGEFTDLRATATAKYDL; translated from the coding sequence ATGAGCAAGTCTGTTATTTTAGGTATTGAGTCTTCTTGTGATGACACTTCTGCTGCCATCATACAGGGGAATAGCATTTTGTCCAACATCGCAGCCAACCAGAAAATTCATCTGGAATATGGTGGCGTTGTCCCAGAACTGGCATCCCGCGCGCATCAGCAAAATATTATCCCTGTTGTTCACCAAGCACTCAACCAAGCAAATATACAACAAAATGAAATTTGTGCCATAGGTTTTACCCGGGGACCTGGTCTTTTGGGGTCACTTCTTGTGGGAACCTCCTTTGCTAAATCGTTGGCGATGTCTCTGGATGTCCCGTTGATAGAAGTAAATCATCTTCAGGCACATATCCTTGCACATTTCATTGAAGATGCTAATCCTAATCCACCAAAATTTCCATTCATTTGCCTTACTGTAAGCGGTGGACATACACTGATTGTACTGGTAAAAGATTATTTCGATATGGAAATTCTTGGCAGAACAATAGATGATGCTGCCGGAGAGGCTTTTGACAAAATAGGTAAGATTATGGATCTGGATTATCCTGCCGGACCTATTATAGACAAGCTATCCAAAGAAGGAGATGAAAATGCATTTCAGTTTAACAAGCCCAGATTAGAGGGATATGATTATTCTTTCAGCGGAATAAAAACATCAGTGTTGTATTTCCTTCAGAAGGAAATAAAAAAGAATCCGGATTTCGTTAAAGAAAACCTGAATGACCTTTGTGCTTCTGTTCAGAAAAACATCATCGATATCCTTCTGAAAAAACTGGAAAAAGCAGCTGATGATTACGGTGTAAAAGAAATTGCTATTGCAGGCGGTGTATCTGCTAACTCAAAACTGAGAAGTGCTTTAAAAGAGCTTTCCGAGAAAAAAGGATGGAATTATTACATTCCGAAATTTGAATATACTACCGACAACGCTGCAATGATTGCAATGGTTGCCAAACTGAAATACGAGAAAGGAGAATTCACTGATCTTAGAGCTACAGCTACGGCTAAATATGACCTTTAA
- a CDS encoding translocation/assembly module TamB domain-containing protein, whose amino-acid sequence MANLENNKDNNEKPIEKQIGKAVDKTIDTVSKAVDDAEHFAEDVAKQAIEDASHYSWWAKLLLYLFYIGLGIVGLFFIVVSLPVTKDWAATKALGSLNKDFGIEISKKSVNLNIFGDVTIEGLEIKDHRGFPFIKAKEYRASSDWFSLLDIGSTNTLAFKSMILKNADVKVITYKGDSIDNFNRFISKFDDGKPRNPNKPMFQLRSRVQILDSKISIVNQNHTGEEAKWLTADHFNLTAPLLKVKGPDVSARINNMTFQTVRWGKKHLVETFSTDFSLTKEKLTFKDLTLNTDHSLLMGDLVLNLDKKTHFADFTNKVFWNMKLKLGSQVSGYDISYFVDRWDNYIPINISGKMDGPLNKFTLKDFLVRSKDVKVQTSKMQVKDLLKGKYHITTDQMSADFTYPDLRAMLPKFISGKMGNFADVFQNIKFNGKADVDPHRVIASGNLVTGIGQAEIKSVTLSDYSSKDPKYVGDISVKDLNVTAFTKNKDVGLITGNINVNGQGFDVNTLSLQTKSDIQRIQIMGKDVHNLSLDGNLAQRKYDGLIIINDDQIKGNVKGLIDFSTKRIQADVKSEIEYLNLNYFGNNANANASVSGIFDGKISMTDINDLNLDASLENLKFTSSDQKFEIPNANVKAFFDNGNRIIDVDAPGAAKGKIVGRFNLGDLAGMAQSGLGNVLVGYLPKKIYKGQNFDLEFDVQQKLISYFLPDVYIPSGAHVKGAYIGDTNDLNLDADVPSLKYVMTKKEEIKEADRALARLNPQYKIEEKAVVTDSAVVDSIHLKINTALPQEQILANIQKIKYNKNIVRDIVLKGTNEDDKILHIASKFKVGNESQDASGKLKEYVVNLNQVTDPNGDIAVRFEPTSVKLNKDTWSVDTSAELNHSIVYRKKQGDFLVSNLRLFSEESSILINGMFKGGKDFDTEIKLDNLQLAKVLAFLPGENSMDIRGIANGSAKIKMNKNDLQPIVDIKVEAIKMSGQDVGNLVLNAKNSSAVNVYDIDAHIASDSGVLGDNNLALHGTINNNTPSPTLDLTTSLKDFNIAFAGEFVKSLFSNLRGKANGEVKISGPLSNVDYSGDISMTGLGFKFVFTGVDYNFADAVIPVSKGLVVLDGLKVNDGRSNSSGTIAGAINFENLSSLGINLIIQADDLLLLNTSQKDFDTFWGRVTAKGIINISGLSSKLNIDAKAAVLGGSEFTLNTSTASSVEEFKMLRFLKVDEKTGEVSIEQKVNSGANMNIGLILDVDKNSTVNVLVGDNVGNISVRGMANNLRFNMNRTGMMSMNGVYAVDNGTFVSKAILERTFQIQKGSSISWDGNVMNPDLNIVANYYRVVTNLGEYLTVGKLQPTNVELQIKIKNKMQELNRQGAIAMDIILPDASSQIREALASKLNTEDEKIKQIGSVLIMNSFNVTSSLDGVTIGNAAVSTGYSMLFKNLASVFNAISNDFQIDMDYIKGDQASNTGDRANTSVNLTLSPRVKIKTGIGIPITRTADVQNNYLSGEGSIEYDVSKGNDGSLVLHAYSKPANIGLVVGSNASDNQSYGAGVAYTRSFNKFSELFGKKKNKEKKKNKTDTKAVQDSIRK is encoded by the coding sequence ATGGCAAATTTAGAGAATAATAAGGACAATAACGAAAAACCGATTGAAAAGCAGATCGGAAAAGCTGTAGATAAAACCATAGATACGGTTTCTAAAGCGGTAGATGATGCAGAACATTTTGCCGAGGACGTTGCAAAACAGGCAATAGAAGATGCATCACATTACAGCTGGTGGGCCAAACTATTATTGTACCTTTTTTATATAGGATTGGGTATTGTCGGCCTGTTTTTTATTGTTGTAAGTTTACCGGTCACGAAAGACTGGGCAGCTACCAAAGCTTTAGGCTCCCTCAATAAAGATTTCGGAATCGAAATTTCTAAAAAAAGTGTAAACCTTAATATCTTCGGAGATGTTACCATCGAAGGATTGGAAATAAAAGATCATAGAGGTTTTCCTTTTATAAAAGCAAAAGAATACCGGGCGAGTTCCGATTGGTTTTCTTTACTGGATATTGGTTCTACCAACACTCTGGCTTTTAAGTCTATGATCTTAAAAAATGCTGATGTAAAAGTCATTACTTATAAAGGCGATTCTATAGACAACTTTAACCGCTTTATCAGCAAATTCGACGACGGAAAGCCCAGAAATCCTAATAAGCCGATGTTCCAGCTGCGTTCCAGAGTACAGATTCTGGATAGTAAAATTTCTATTGTCAATCAGAATCATACCGGAGAAGAAGCAAAATGGCTAACAGCAGATCATTTTAATCTTACAGCTCCTTTATTAAAAGTTAAAGGTCCTGATGTAAGTGCACGGATCAATAACATGACCTTTCAGACAGTTCGTTGGGGGAAGAAGCACCTTGTGGAAACTTTCTCTACGGATTTCTCTTTGACCAAAGAAAAACTAACATTTAAAGATCTTACTTTAAATACTGATCATTCATTACTAATGGGAGATCTTGTTCTGAATCTGGATAAGAAAACCCACTTTGCAGATTTTACCAACAAAGTTTTCTGGAATATGAAGCTGAAGTTAGGCAGTCAGGTAAGTGGTTATGATATAAGCTATTTTGTAGACAGATGGGATAACTATATACCGATTAACATTTCTGGTAAAATGGATGGTCCTCTGAACAAATTTACGCTGAAGGATTTTTTAGTTCGCAGCAAAGATGTAAAGGTTCAGACTTCCAAAATGCAGGTGAAAGATCTCCTTAAAGGGAAGTATCATATTACCACAGATCAGATGTCTGCCGATTTTACATATCCGGATCTTCGCGCTATGCTGCCGAAGTTTATTTCTGGTAAAATGGGCAATTTTGCAGATGTTTTCCAGAATATAAAATTCAATGGTAAAGCAGACGTAGATCCGCATCGGGTAATTGCCAGTGGTAATCTGGTCACAGGAATAGGACAGGCTGAAATCAAAAGTGTAACTCTCTCGGATTATAGTTCAAAAGATCCAAAGTATGTGGGTGATATTTCTGTAAAAGATCTTAATGTAACGGCATTTACGAAAAATAAAGATGTAGGACTTATTACAGGAAATATAAATGTAAACGGACAGGGATTTGATGTTAATACACTTTCGTTACAAACAAAATCCGATATACAGCGTATTCAGATTATGGGGAAAGATGTACACAATCTTTCTTTAGATGGTAATCTTGCTCAGCGGAAATATGATGGGCTTATCATTATTAACGATGACCAGATTAAAGGTAATGTAAAAGGGCTAATCGACTTTAGCACCAAAAGAATACAGGCGGATGTAAAAAGCGAAATAGAATACCTTAACCTTAATTATTTTGGTAATAATGCCAATGCTAATGCCAGCGTAAGTGGCATTTTCGACGGTAAAATTTCGATGACGGATATTAATGACCTTAATCTGGATGCCAGTCTGGAAAATCTGAAATTTACTTCCTCCGATCAGAAATTTGAAATACCAAATGCCAATGTCAAAGCCTTTTTCGATAACGGAAACAGAATTATTGATGTAGATGCACCAGGCGCTGCAAAAGGTAAAATTGTAGGACGTTTTAATCTCGGAGATTTGGCCGGTATGGCACAAAGTGGTCTTGGGAATGTATTGGTAGGTTATCTGCCGAAAAAAATATACAAAGGACAGAATTTTGATCTGGAGTTCGATGTGCAGCAAAAGCTTATCAGCTATTTCTTACCAGACGTATATATACCTTCCGGAGCTCATGTTAAAGGAGCTTATATAGGTGATACCAATGATCTGAATTTGGATGCGGATGTACCAAGTCTGAAATATGTAATGACCAAGAAAGAAGAAATTAAGGAAGCCGACAGAGCATTGGCAAGACTTAATCCTCAGTATAAAATAGAAGAAAAAGCTGTTGTTACAGATAGTGCTGTTGTAGACAGTATTCATCTGAAAATTAATACCGCACTCCCTCAGGAGCAGATTCTGGCAAATATCCAGAAAATAAAATACAACAAGAATATTGTAAGGGATATTGTGCTGAAAGGAACTAATGAAGATGATAAAATTCTCCATATTGCTTCTAAATTTAAAGTCGGAAACGAATCACAGGATGCATCCGGAAAACTTAAAGAATATGTAGTCAACCTGAATCAGGTAACCGATCCCAACGGAGATATTGCTGTACGCTTTGAGCCAACATCCGTAAAACTGAATAAAGATACCTGGAGTGTGGACACGTCCGCAGAGCTCAACCATTCTATTGTTTACCGAAAGAAGCAAGGAGATTTTCTGGTGAGCAACCTTAGGTTATTTTCAGAAGAAAGCAGTATTCTGATTAACGGAATGTTTAAAGGCGGAAAAGATTTTGATACCGAAATAAAACTAGATAACCTGCAGTTAGCTAAAGTTCTGGCTTTCCTGCCGGGAGAAAATAGTATGGATATCCGTGGTATTGCCAATGGGTCCGCAAAGATCAAAATGAATAAAAATGATCTTCAGCCTATTGTTGATATTAAAGTTGAGGCTATTAAAATGAGTGGGCAGGATGTAGGTAATCTTGTATTAAATGCTAAAAACAGCAGTGCTGTAAATGTTTATGATATAGATGCACATATTGCATCGGATTCCGGAGTATTGGGGGATAATAATCTGGCGCTTCACGGAACAATTAATAACAACACGCCTTCCCCAACATTAGACCTTACAACATCGTTAAAAGATTTTAATATCGCATTTGCCGGAGAATTTGTAAAGAGTCTTTTTTCTAACCTGAGGGGTAAAGCTAACGGTGAAGTGAAAATATCGGGTCCGCTGAGTAATGTTGATTATTCCGGAGATATTTCAATGACCGGACTTGGATTCAAATTTGTCTTTACAGGTGTAGATTACAATTTTGCAGATGCGGTAATTCCGGTTTCCAAAGGCCTGGTTGTACTGGACGGACTTAAAGTAAATGATGGAAGATCTAATTCTTCCGGGACTATAGCAGGAGCCATTAATTTTGAAAACCTTTCATCATTAGGAATCAACCTTATTATACAAGCAGACGATTTATTATTGTTGAATACTTCTCAAAAAGATTTTGACACTTTCTGGGGAAGAGTTACTGCAAAAGGGATTATCAACATCTCAGGTTTATCTTCAAAATTAAATATAGATGCCAAGGCTGCCGTTCTTGGCGGTAGCGAATTTACACTGAATACCAGTACTGCTTCTTCAGTTGAAGAATTTAAAATGCTGAGGTTCCTTAAAGTAGACGAAAAGACAGGAGAGGTTTCGATAGAACAAAAAGTAAATTCAGGAGCCAATATGAATATTGGTCTAATCCTGGATGTGGATAAAAATTCCACTGTAAATGTATTGGTAGGGGATAATGTTGGAAATATCAGCGTCAGAGGTATGGCCAATAACCTTAGGTTTAATATGAACCGTACCGGAATGATGTCGATGAACGGAGTTTATGCTGTGGATAACGGTACCTTTGTTTCCAAAGCGATCTTGGAAAGAACATTCCAGATCCAGAAGGGAAGTAGTATCTCGTGGGACGGAAATGTAATGAACCCGGATCTCAATATTGTGGCAAATTACTACAGAGTTGTTACCAATCTTGGAGAATACCTTACTGTAGGAAAGCTTCAGCCTACGAATGTTGAATTGCAGATTAAGATTAAAAACAAAATGCAGGAGCTGAACCGACAAGGTGCTATTGCAATGGATATTATATTACCGGATGCTTCCAGTCAGATTCGTGAAGCTTTGGCTTCTAAACTGAATACAGAAGACGAGAAGATTAAACAGATCGGTTCGGTACTTATTATGAACAGCTTCAATGTAACCTCCTCGTTAGATGGAGTTACGATAGGGAATGCAGCGGTATCTACAGGCTACAGTATGCTGTTCAAGAATCTGGCATCAGTATTTAATGCCATTAGTAACGATTTCCAGATCGATATGGATTATATTAAAGGAGATCAGGCATCCAATACAGGAGACCGTGCCAATACAAGCGTTAATCTTACCCTTTCTCCGCGTGTGAAAATTAAAACAGGTATTGGTATTCCGATCACCCGTACTGCCGATGTACAGAACAATTATCTTTCAGGTGAAGGCTCTATAGAATACGATGTTTCCAAGGGAAATGACGGAAGTCTCGTTCTTCATGCTTATTCCAAACCAGCCAATATTGGACTTGTAGTAGGATCTAATGCCAGTGATAATCAGAGTTATGGAGCCGGTGTAGCTTATACCAGAAGTTTTAATAAGTTCAGTGAACTATTTGGAAAAAAGAAAAATAAAGAGAAGAAGAAGAATAAAACTGACACCAAAGCCGTTCAGGATTCTATAAGAAAGTAA
- a CDS encoding Lrp/AsnC family transcriptional regulator: MNYQLDEIDNKILGYLVANTRMPFTEIAKLMDVSAGTIHVRVKKMEDAGIILGSSLNIDYGKLDYHFTAFIGILLTKSNRTQEVLKELAKIPNVVEASVISGKYNIFIKIRAKNTDDAKRIIYQIDDIADVMRTESMISMEEYLSDKNRLIQAII; the protein is encoded by the coding sequence ATGAACTATCAATTGGACGAAATAGACAACAAGATTCTTGGCTATTTAGTTGCAAATACGAGAATGCCTTTTACAGAAATTGCAAAATTAATGGATGTTTCTGCGGGGACTATTCACGTAAGAGTTAAGAAGATGGAAGATGCAGGAATTATCCTGGGATCTTCTCTGAATATAGACTATGGGAAATTGGATTACCACTTTACTGCGTTTATCGGTATCCTGCTTACAAAGTCTAACAGAACGCAGGAGGTGTTAAAGGAATTAGCAAAAATCCCTAATGTAGTAGAGGCGAGTGTTATTTCCGGAAAATATAACATTTTTATTAAAATAAGAGCTAAAAACACAGATGACGCTAAGCGCATTATTTATCAAATCGATGATATTGCAGATGTTATGCGTACAGAAAGTATGATTTCTATGGAAGAATACTTAAGTGATAAAAATCGTCTTATTCAGGCAATTATTTAA